One window from the genome of Rhinolophus ferrumequinum isolate MPI-CBG mRhiFer1 chromosome 10, mRhiFer1_v1.p, whole genome shotgun sequence encodes:
- the SLC25A18 gene encoding mitochondrial glutamate carrier 2 isoform X2, which produces MGLRSLESHAYPTLAPLCFCSPALLSAFPSSPDCGSSLQPASLLHAGSPSFPRHSVTAKLINGGVAGLVGVTCVFPIDLAKTRLQNQHGKDIYKGMIDCLMKTARVEGFLGMYRGAAVNLTLVTPEKAIKLAANDFFRQLLMKDGMQRDLKMEMLAGCGAGMCQVVVTCPMEMLKIQLQDAGRLALQQSPAPAPASCRPHSVGSAPAHKRPSATLIAWELLRTQGLAGLYKGLGATLLRDVPFSIVYFPLFANLNNLGFDELAGKASFAHSFMSGCAAGSIAAVTVTPLDVLKTRIQTLRKGLGEDSYSGIRDCARKVWIQEGPSAFMKGAGCRALVIAPLFGIAQGVYFLGIGERILKCFE; this is translated from the exons ATGGGGCTGAGGTCCCTGGAGTCGCATGCCTACCCTACCCTTGCTCCGCTCTGTTTCTGCTCTCCGGCCCTCCTCTCCGCATTCCCGTCCAGTCCTGACTGTGGGAGCTCTCTGCAGCCAGCCTCCCTCCTTCACGCTgggtctccttccttcccacgGCATAGTGTCACAGCCAAACTCATCAATGGAGGCGTGGCAGGGCTCGTGGGGGTAACCTGTGTGTTCCCCATCGATTTGGCCAAGACTCGACTTCAGAACCAGCATGGGAAAGATATCTACAAAGGAAT GATAGATTGCCTGATGAAGACAGCGAGGGTGGAGGGCTTTCTGGGCATGTACCGAG GGGCTGCAGTAAACCTCACTTTGGTCACTCCAGAGAAGGCCATCAAGCTGGCAGCCAATGACTTCTTCCGGCAGCTGCTCATGAAAGATGG GATGCAGCGAGACCTGAAGATGGAGATGCTGGCCGGGTGTGGAGCGGGCATGTGCCAGGTGGTGGTCACCTGTCCCATGGAGATGCTGAAGATCCAGCTGCAGGATGCTGGGCGTCTGG CCCTGCAGCAGAGCCCGGCCCCAGCACCTGCCTCCTGCAGGCCCCACAGCGTTGGCTCAGCTCCTGCCCACAAACGCCCATCTGCCACCCTCATCGCCTGGGAGCTGCTCCGCACACAGGGCCTGGCTGGTCTCTATAAGGGCCTGGGTGCCACTCTGCTCAG AGACGTCCCCTTCTCCATCGTCTATTTCCCACTGTTTGCCAACCTTAACAACCTTGGGTTCGACGAGCTTGCCGGCAAGGCTTCCTTCGCTCACTCCTTTATGTCAGGCTGTGCTGCCGGTTCCATAGCTGCTGTCACAGTAACACCTCTGGATG ttttgaaaactcGAATCCAAACCCTCAGGAAAGGCCTGGGAGAGGACAGCTACAGCGGCATCCGTGACTGCGCCAG gaAAGTCTGGATCCAGGAAGGACCGTCTGCCTTCATGAAGGGAGCAGGCTGCCGCGCCCTTGTCATAGCCCCTCTCTTTGGGATTGCCCAAGGGGTCTACTTCCTTGGCATCGGAGAGCGCATCTTAAAGTGTTTTGAGTAG
- the SLC25A18 gene encoding mitochondrial glutamate carrier 2 isoform X5: MAKQDLSVTAKLINGGVAGLVGVTCVFPIDLAKTRLQNQHGKDIYKGMIDCLMKTARVEGFLGMYRGAAVNLTLVTPEKAIKLAANDFFRQLLMKDGMQRDLKMEMLAGCGAGMCQVVVTCPMEMLKIQLQDAGRLALQQSPAPAPASCRPHSVGSAPAHKRPSATLIAWELLRTQGLAGLYKGLGATLLRDVPFSIVYFPLFANLNNLGFDELAGKASFAHSFMSGCAAGSIAAVTVTPLDVLKTRIQTLRKGLGEDSYSGIRDCARKVWIQEGPSAFMKGAGCRALVIAPLFGIAQGVYFLGIGERILKCFE, from the exons ATGGCCAAGCAGGATTTGAG TGTCACAGCCAAACTCATCAATGGAGGCGTGGCAGGGCTCGTGGGGGTAACCTGTGTGTTCCCCATCGATTTGGCCAAGACTCGACTTCAGAACCAGCATGGGAAAGATATCTACAAAGGAAT GATAGATTGCCTGATGAAGACAGCGAGGGTGGAGGGCTTTCTGGGCATGTACCGAG GGGCTGCAGTAAACCTCACTTTGGTCACTCCAGAGAAGGCCATCAAGCTGGCAGCCAATGACTTCTTCCGGCAGCTGCTCATGAAAGATGG GATGCAGCGAGACCTGAAGATGGAGATGCTGGCCGGGTGTGGAGCGGGCATGTGCCAGGTGGTGGTCACCTGTCCCATGGAGATGCTGAAGATCCAGCTGCAGGATGCTGGGCGTCTGG CCCTGCAGCAGAGCCCGGCCCCAGCACCTGCCTCCTGCAGGCCCCACAGCGTTGGCTCAGCTCCTGCCCACAAACGCCCATCTGCCACCCTCATCGCCTGGGAGCTGCTCCGCACACAGGGCCTGGCTGGTCTCTATAAGGGCCTGGGTGCCACTCTGCTCAG AGACGTCCCCTTCTCCATCGTCTATTTCCCACTGTTTGCCAACCTTAACAACCTTGGGTTCGACGAGCTTGCCGGCAAGGCTTCCTTCGCTCACTCCTTTATGTCAGGCTGTGCTGCCGGTTCCATAGCTGCTGTCACAGTAACACCTCTGGATG ttttgaaaactcGAATCCAAACCCTCAGGAAAGGCCTGGGAGAGGACAGCTACAGCGGCATCCGTGACTGCGCCAG gaAAGTCTGGATCCAGGAAGGACCGTCTGCCTTCATGAAGGGAGCAGGCTGCCGCGCCCTTGTCATAGCCCCTCTCTTTGGGATTGCCCAAGGGGTCTACTTCCTTGGCATCGGAGAGCGCATCTTAAAGTGTTTTGAGTAG
- the SLC25A18 gene encoding mitochondrial glutamate carrier 2 isoform X6: MGLRSLESHAYPTLAPLCFCSPALLSAFPSSPDCGSSLQPASLLHAGSPSFPRHSVTAKLINGGVAGLVGVTCVFPIDLAKTRLQNQHGKDIYKGMIDCLMKTARVEGFLGMYRGAAVNLTLVTPEKAIKLAANDFFRQLLMKDGMQRDLKMEMLAGCGAGMCQVVVTCPMEMLKIQLQDAGRLAALQQSPAPAPASCRPHSVGSAPAHKRPSATLIAWELLRTQGLAGLYKGLGATLLRTWHQPWNLHLAPREGRGMREGVALTCHAVDHPL, encoded by the exons ATGGGGCTGAGGTCCCTGGAGTCGCATGCCTACCCTACCCTTGCTCCGCTCTGTTTCTGCTCTCCGGCCCTCCTCTCCGCATTCCCGTCCAGTCCTGACTGTGGGAGCTCTCTGCAGCCAGCCTCCCTCCTTCACGCTgggtctccttccttcccacgGCATAGTGTCACAGCCAAACTCATCAATGGAGGCGTGGCAGGGCTCGTGGGGGTAACCTGTGTGTTCCCCATCGATTTGGCCAAGACTCGACTTCAGAACCAGCATGGGAAAGATATCTACAAAGGAAT GATAGATTGCCTGATGAAGACAGCGAGGGTGGAGGGCTTTCTGGGCATGTACCGAG GGGCTGCAGTAAACCTCACTTTGGTCACTCCAGAGAAGGCCATCAAGCTGGCAGCCAATGACTTCTTCCGGCAGCTGCTCATGAAAGATGG GATGCAGCGAGACCTGAAGATGGAGATGCTGGCCGGGTGTGGAGCGGGCATGTGCCAGGTGGTGGTCACCTGTCCCATGGAGATGCTGAAGATCCAGCTGCAGGATGCTGGGCGTCTGG CAGCCCTGCAGCAGAGCCCGGCCCCAGCACCTGCCTCCTGCAGGCCCCACAGCGTTGGCTCAGCTCCTGCCCACAAACGCCCATCTGCCACCCTCATCGCCTGGGAGCTGCTCCGCACACAGGGCCTGGCTGGTCTCTATAAGGGCCTGGGTGCCACTCTGCTCAG GACCTGGCACCAGCCTTGGAATCTGCACCTGGCTCCTCGGGAGGGCAGAGGAATGCGGGAGGGTGTGGCTTTGACCTGTCATGCTGTCGATCACCCATTATGA
- the SLC25A18 gene encoding mitochondrial glutamate carrier 2 isoform X4 yields the protein MAKQDLSVTAKLINGGVAGLVGVTCVFPIDLAKTRLQNQHGKDIYKGMIDCLMKTARVEGFLGMYRGAAVNLTLVTPEKAIKLAANDFFRQLLMKDGMQRDLKMEMLAGCGAGMCQVVVTCPMEMLKIQLQDAGRLAALQQSPAPAPASCRPHSVGSAPAHKRPSATLIAWELLRTQGLAGLYKGLGATLLRDVPFSIVYFPLFANLNNLGFDELAGKASFAHSFMSGCAAGSIAAVTVTPLDVLKTRIQTLRKGLGEDSYSGIRDCARKVWIQEGPSAFMKGAGCRALVIAPLFGIAQGVYFLGIGERILKCFE from the exons ATGGCCAAGCAGGATTTGAG TGTCACAGCCAAACTCATCAATGGAGGCGTGGCAGGGCTCGTGGGGGTAACCTGTGTGTTCCCCATCGATTTGGCCAAGACTCGACTTCAGAACCAGCATGGGAAAGATATCTACAAAGGAAT GATAGATTGCCTGATGAAGACAGCGAGGGTGGAGGGCTTTCTGGGCATGTACCGAG GGGCTGCAGTAAACCTCACTTTGGTCACTCCAGAGAAGGCCATCAAGCTGGCAGCCAATGACTTCTTCCGGCAGCTGCTCATGAAAGATGG GATGCAGCGAGACCTGAAGATGGAGATGCTGGCCGGGTGTGGAGCGGGCATGTGCCAGGTGGTGGTCACCTGTCCCATGGAGATGCTGAAGATCCAGCTGCAGGATGCTGGGCGTCTGG CAGCCCTGCAGCAGAGCCCGGCCCCAGCACCTGCCTCCTGCAGGCCCCACAGCGTTGGCTCAGCTCCTGCCCACAAACGCCCATCTGCCACCCTCATCGCCTGGGAGCTGCTCCGCACACAGGGCCTGGCTGGTCTCTATAAGGGCCTGGGTGCCACTCTGCTCAG AGACGTCCCCTTCTCCATCGTCTATTTCCCACTGTTTGCCAACCTTAACAACCTTGGGTTCGACGAGCTTGCCGGCAAGGCTTCCTTCGCTCACTCCTTTATGTCAGGCTGTGCTGCCGGTTCCATAGCTGCTGTCACAGTAACACCTCTGGATG ttttgaaaactcGAATCCAAACCCTCAGGAAAGGCCTGGGAGAGGACAGCTACAGCGGCATCCGTGACTGCGCCAG gaAAGTCTGGATCCAGGAAGGACCGTCTGCCTTCATGAAGGGAGCAGGCTGCCGCGCCCTTGTCATAGCCCCTCTCTTTGGGATTGCCCAAGGGGTCTACTTCCTTGGCATCGGAGAGCGCATCTTAAAGTGTTTTGAGTAG
- the SLC25A18 gene encoding mitochondrial glutamate carrier 2 isoform X1, whose product MGLRSLESHAYPTLAPLCFCSPALLSAFPSSPDCGSSLQPASLLHAGSPSFPRHSVTAKLINGGVAGLVGVTCVFPIDLAKTRLQNQHGKDIYKGMIDCLMKTARVEGFLGMYRGAAVNLTLVTPEKAIKLAANDFFRQLLMKDGMQRDLKMEMLAGCGAGMCQVVVTCPMEMLKIQLQDAGRLAALQQSPAPAPASCRPHSVGSAPAHKRPSATLIAWELLRTQGLAGLYKGLGATLLRDVPFSIVYFPLFANLNNLGFDELAGKASFAHSFMSGCAAGSIAAVTVTPLDVLKTRIQTLRKGLGEDSYSGIRDCARKVWIQEGPSAFMKGAGCRALVIAPLFGIAQGVYFLGIGERILKCFE is encoded by the exons ATGGGGCTGAGGTCCCTGGAGTCGCATGCCTACCCTACCCTTGCTCCGCTCTGTTTCTGCTCTCCGGCCCTCCTCTCCGCATTCCCGTCCAGTCCTGACTGTGGGAGCTCTCTGCAGCCAGCCTCCCTCCTTCACGCTgggtctccttccttcccacgGCATAGTGTCACAGCCAAACTCATCAATGGAGGCGTGGCAGGGCTCGTGGGGGTAACCTGTGTGTTCCCCATCGATTTGGCCAAGACTCGACTTCAGAACCAGCATGGGAAAGATATCTACAAAGGAAT GATAGATTGCCTGATGAAGACAGCGAGGGTGGAGGGCTTTCTGGGCATGTACCGAG GGGCTGCAGTAAACCTCACTTTGGTCACTCCAGAGAAGGCCATCAAGCTGGCAGCCAATGACTTCTTCCGGCAGCTGCTCATGAAAGATGG GATGCAGCGAGACCTGAAGATGGAGATGCTGGCCGGGTGTGGAGCGGGCATGTGCCAGGTGGTGGTCACCTGTCCCATGGAGATGCTGAAGATCCAGCTGCAGGATGCTGGGCGTCTGG CAGCCCTGCAGCAGAGCCCGGCCCCAGCACCTGCCTCCTGCAGGCCCCACAGCGTTGGCTCAGCTCCTGCCCACAAACGCCCATCTGCCACCCTCATCGCCTGGGAGCTGCTCCGCACACAGGGCCTGGCTGGTCTCTATAAGGGCCTGGGTGCCACTCTGCTCAG AGACGTCCCCTTCTCCATCGTCTATTTCCCACTGTTTGCCAACCTTAACAACCTTGGGTTCGACGAGCTTGCCGGCAAGGCTTCCTTCGCTCACTCCTTTATGTCAGGCTGTGCTGCCGGTTCCATAGCTGCTGTCACAGTAACACCTCTGGATG ttttgaaaactcGAATCCAAACCCTCAGGAAAGGCCTGGGAGAGGACAGCTACAGCGGCATCCGTGACTGCGCCAG gaAAGTCTGGATCCAGGAAGGACCGTCTGCCTTCATGAAGGGAGCAGGCTGCCGCGCCCTTGTCATAGCCCCTCTCTTTGGGATTGCCCAAGGGGTCTACTTCCTTGGCATCGGAGAGCGCATCTTAAAGTGTTTTGAGTAG
- the SLC25A18 gene encoding mitochondrial glutamate carrier 2 isoform X3 yields MAKQDLSPDCGSSLQPASLLHAGSPSFPRHSVTAKLINGGVAGLVGVTCVFPIDLAKTRLQNQHGKDIYKGMIDCLMKTARVEGFLGMYRGAAVNLTLVTPEKAIKLAANDFFRQLLMKDGMQRDLKMEMLAGCGAGMCQVVVTCPMEMLKIQLQDAGRLAALQQSPAPAPASCRPHSVGSAPAHKRPSATLIAWELLRTQGLAGLYKGLGATLLRDVPFSIVYFPLFANLNNLGFDELAGKASFAHSFMSGCAAGSIAAVTVTPLDVLKTRIQTLRKGLGEDSYSGIRDCARKVWIQEGPSAFMKGAGCRALVIAPLFGIAQGVYFLGIGERILKCFE; encoded by the exons ATGGCCAAGCAGGATTTGAG TCCTGACTGTGGGAGCTCTCTGCAGCCAGCCTCCCTCCTTCACGCTgggtctccttccttcccacgGCATAGTGTCACAGCCAAACTCATCAATGGAGGCGTGGCAGGGCTCGTGGGGGTAACCTGTGTGTTCCCCATCGATTTGGCCAAGACTCGACTTCAGAACCAGCATGGGAAAGATATCTACAAAGGAAT GATAGATTGCCTGATGAAGACAGCGAGGGTGGAGGGCTTTCTGGGCATGTACCGAG GGGCTGCAGTAAACCTCACTTTGGTCACTCCAGAGAAGGCCATCAAGCTGGCAGCCAATGACTTCTTCCGGCAGCTGCTCATGAAAGATGG GATGCAGCGAGACCTGAAGATGGAGATGCTGGCCGGGTGTGGAGCGGGCATGTGCCAGGTGGTGGTCACCTGTCCCATGGAGATGCTGAAGATCCAGCTGCAGGATGCTGGGCGTCTGG CAGCCCTGCAGCAGAGCCCGGCCCCAGCACCTGCCTCCTGCAGGCCCCACAGCGTTGGCTCAGCTCCTGCCCACAAACGCCCATCTGCCACCCTCATCGCCTGGGAGCTGCTCCGCACACAGGGCCTGGCTGGTCTCTATAAGGGCCTGGGTGCCACTCTGCTCAG AGACGTCCCCTTCTCCATCGTCTATTTCCCACTGTTTGCCAACCTTAACAACCTTGGGTTCGACGAGCTTGCCGGCAAGGCTTCCTTCGCTCACTCCTTTATGTCAGGCTGTGCTGCCGGTTCCATAGCTGCTGTCACAGTAACACCTCTGGATG ttttgaaaactcGAATCCAAACCCTCAGGAAAGGCCTGGGAGAGGACAGCTACAGCGGCATCCGTGACTGCGCCAG gaAAGTCTGGATCCAGGAAGGACCGTCTGCCTTCATGAAGGGAGCAGGCTGCCGCGCCCTTGTCATAGCCCCTCTCTTTGGGATTGCCCAAGGGGTCTACTTCCTTGGCATCGGAGAGCGCATCTTAAAGTGTTTTGAGTAG